A part of Arachis hypogaea cultivar Tifrunner chromosome 12, arahy.Tifrunner.gnm2.J5K5, whole genome shotgun sequence genomic DNA contains:
- the LOC112727747 gene encoding dof zinc finger protein DOF2.4 has product MVFTSIPAAYLEAAANWQQHQQQQQNHQPSGNSGGSTSPQLLPPPPPPPPQPQPHGAGGGAGSIRPGSMADRARMANLPMPEASLRCPRCESTNTKFCYFNNYSLSQPRHFCKTCRRYWTRGGALRNVPVGGGCRRNKRSKGGGGGTSRSPAASSDRQTGSASSTNSVSSNSTGDIVGLGPSMPPLRFMAPLHHHQLTDFATGSGTDIPLNYNLMNYTSISGSMGAVGLGDLSFQIGNPLAAASGGSGGGASGGSSLLSGLEQWRIPQQFPFMAGLEGSSHGGGNNNGGGLLYPFEGSAEISGYVRPKVSTSMVLTQLASVKMEDSRELNNVSSGQFLMGSIGNNNNNTTTSNNNVPTHEQYWNGATGTSASASWTELSGFSSSSTTSNNQL; this is encoded by the exons ATGGTTTTCACTTCAATTCCAGCAGCTTATCTTGAAGCAGCAGCCAACTGGCAGCAGCATCAACAG CAACAACAAAATCATCAACCTAGTGGCAACTCTGGTGGTTCTACATCTCCTCAGCTTCTTCCACCGCCACCTCCTCCGCCACCACAACCTCAACCTCATGGAGCAGGAGGAGGAGCCGGCTCCATCAGGCCAGGCTCGATGGCGGATAGGGCAAGGATGGCGAACCTCCCCATGCCCGAGGCTTCACTAAGGTGTCCAAGATGCGAATCAACCAACACAAAGTTTTGCTACTTCAACAATTATAGCCTCTCTCAGCCCCGCCATTTCTGCAAGACCTGTAGAAGGTACTGGACAAGAGGCGGGGCCTTGAGAAACGTCCCCGTCGGCGGAGGATGCAGAAGAAACAAAAGAAGCAAAGGAGGCGGCGGAGGAACTTCCAGATCCCCCGCCGCAAGCTCGGACCGCCAGACGGGGAGTGCCAGCTCAACAAACTCCGTTTCCTCAAACTCAACCGGTGACATAGTGGGCCTCGGCCCATCTATGCCACCATTAAGATTTATGGCTCCATTGCATCATCATCAACTCACAGATTTTGCAACCGGTTCTGGTACAGACATACCCCTAAACTATAACCTAATGAACTATACCTCGATTTCCGGATCAATGGGAGCCGTAGGTTTAGGTGACTTGAGTTTCCAAATAGGAAACCCTTTAGCTGCCGCCTCCGGTGGCAGCGGAGGAGGAGCAAGTGGTGGCTCTTCTCTCTTATCTGGATTAGAACAATGGAGGATTCCACAACAGTTTCCATTCATGGCTGGTTTGGAAGGTTCTTCACATGGTGGTGGTAACAATAATGGTGGTGGATTATTATACCCTTTTGAAGGAAGTGCTGAGATAAGTGGTTATGTGAGGCCAAAGGTTTCAACTTCTATGGTGTTAACACAATTGGCTTCGGTGAAAATGGAAGATTCTAGAGAACTTAATAATGTTTCTTCTGGACAGTTCTTGATGGGAAGCATtggcaacaataacaacaacaccaCCACCAGCAACAACAATGTTCCAACACATGAACAATATTGGAATGGTGCTACTGGAACTTCTGCTTCAGCTTCTTGGACTGAACTTTCTGGTTTTAGTTCTTCTTCCACTACAAGCAATAACCAACTATAG